The following proteins come from a genomic window of Phnomibacter ginsenosidimutans:
- a CDS encoding nuclear transport factor 2 family protein — protein MKKCIPFFLSMCLLLMAGNAFAQTTPSLPAQLAQQQLDAYNKRDINAFLQPYADTVAVYMFPNKLLYKGKETMRQEYTGMFAQTPDLHCTLVNRIVQGNTVIDQESVVFKKGVPPLAAIAIYTISGDKIVAVHFIAAE, from the coding sequence ATGAAAAAATGCATCCCTTTTTTCCTCAGCATGTGTTTGCTGTTGATGGCTGGTAATGCCTTTGCACAAACTACGCCCAGCCTGCCGGCACAGCTGGCACAGCAGCAATTGGATGCGTACAACAAACGTGACATCAATGCTTTTTTACAACCTTATGCCGATACAGTGGCAGTCTATATGTTTCCCAACAAACTGTTGTACAAAGGCAAGGAAACCATGCGGCAGGAATACACAGGTATGTTTGCCCAAACTCCCGATTTGCATTGTACGCTTGTCAACAGAATTGTACAAGGCAATACCGTGATTGACCAGGAATCGGTGGTATTTAAAAAAGGTGTTCCCCCTTTGGCGGCCATCGCTATTTATACCATCAGCGGCGATAAAATTGTGGCCGTTCATTTTATAGCAGCAGAGTAA
- the ytxJ gene encoding bacillithiol system redox-active protein YtxJ, which produces MSWNLLQSADQLTQLIAQSASKPQLIFKHSTRCSISSMVLHRLERAGLNDQLDWHLLDLIAHRQLSNHIAEHFDVWHESPQVLLIKQGECIFDESHMGIQMAEIVEQASS; this is translated from the coding sequence ATGTCGTGGAATCTACTCCAGTCGGCCGACCAATTGACGCAGCTCATTGCGCAGTCGGCCAGCAAACCGCAACTCATTTTTAAGCACAGTACCCGTTGCAGCATCAGTAGCATGGTGTTGCACAGGCTCGAACGTGCCGGACTGAACGACCAGCTCGACTGGCACCTGCTCGACCTCATTGCCCACCGGCAGCTCTCCAACCATATTGCCGAGCATTTTGATGTGTGGCACGAAAGCCCGCAGGTATTGCTCATCAAACAAGGCGAATGCATTTTTGATGAAAGCCACATGGGCATTCAGATGGCGGAGATTGTAGAGCAGGCTAGCAGTTGA
- a CDS encoding NAD(P)-dependent oxidoreductase: MQVTIFGATGMVGKQLMIHALAKGWKVNAFGRNVDSLIDEDLRSEQLHSIKGYVFDEGDVRKALQGSDAVLSALGGAFDGTDKARSLGIKNIIAQMKATGIRRIVALGGLGVLPDENGNYVMDAPDYPQEYVPVGQEHKQAFEYLKASGLDWTFVCAPNILPKEADNHFMALEEHMPSSWEINAGNLALLMVQEIAFPQYLHHRVGISNIVGD; this comes from the coding sequence ATGCAGGTGACAATTTTTGGCGCCACCGGAATGGTAGGCAAGCAACTCATGATTCATGCACTGGCCAAGGGCTGGAAGGTGAACGCTTTTGGGCGCAATGTGGACAGCTTAATTGATGAAGACCTGCGTTCGGAGCAGTTGCACAGTATCAAAGGCTATGTGTTTGATGAAGGTGATGTACGCAAAGCCCTGCAAGGCAGCGATGCGGTACTATCGGCACTGGGCGGCGCTTTTGATGGCACCGACAAGGCCCGCAGCCTGGGCATCAAAAACATCATTGCCCAAATGAAAGCCACCGGCATTCGCCGCATTGTAGCACTCGGCGGGCTCGGCGTGTTGCCCGACGAAAACGGCAATTATGTAATGGATGCACCCGATTATCCTCAGGAATATGTACCCGTAGGGCAAGAGCACAAACAGGCCTTCGAATACCTGAAAGCATCGGGCCTCGACTGGACTTTTGTATGTGCTCCCAACATTTTACCCAAGGAAGCCGACAATCATTTTATGGCACTGGAAGAACACATGCCCAGCAGCTGGGAAATCAATGCCGGCAACCTGGCTTTGTTGATGGTACAGGAAATAGCGTTTCCACAATACCTCCACCATCGGGTAGGAATCAGCAATATTGTGGGCGATTAA
- a CDS encoding DUF1599 domain-containing protein, with protein MTKTIEQYNAAIASARDIFMKKASDYGTSWRVLRPISVADQIYIKARRIRQLQENELQLVADDIPSEFRGIINYAIIGLIQLDINNDEIETLPLEECASRYDEKVSIVRQLMEMKNHDYGEAWREMSQESFADLIMMKIYRMKQIIRNEGKTIISEGLDANYMDIMNYAVFALILLAEAEQQ; from the coding sequence ATGACTAAAACAATTGAACAATACAACGCCGCCATTGCATCTGCCCGAGATATTTTTATGAAGAAAGCCAGCGATTATGGCACTTCGTGGCGGGTGCTGCGGCCCATTTCTGTAGCCGATCAAATCTACATCAAGGCCCGCCGCATACGGCAGTTGCAGGAAAATGAACTGCAGCTGGTGGCCGATGATATTCCCAGCGAATTTCGTGGCATTATCAACTATGCCATCATTGGATTGATTCAGCTCGACATCAACAATGATGAAATTGAAACCCTGCCGCTGGAAGAATGTGCCAGCCGGTACGATGAAAAAGTGAGCATAGTTCGCCAGCTAATGGAAATGAAAAACCACGACTATGGCGAGGCCTGGCGGGAAATGAGTCAGGAAAGTTTTGCCGACCTGATTATGATGAAGATTTACCGCATGAAGCAAATCATTCGCAACGAAGGTAAAACCATCATCAGCGAAGGATTGGATGCTAACTATATGGACATCATGAACTACGCAGTATTTGCATTGATACTGCTGGCAGAAGCCGAGCAGCAATGA
- a CDS encoding BT_3928 family protein, which yields MKSIVNILRILTGLLFIFSGLIKANDPLGLAYKMDEYFTVWNWHWASPFSLYLSIGMNVLEIVAGVALLLGWAPKFITRLLLVLMVFFTFLTGYAVLSGIIKTCGCFGDCVPLQAWQSFVKDLVLTAIILLLVWKHECIKAVLPLRANLFAVLFSTGMVFFGQLNVLRHLPYVDCLPYAAGKNLLQQMDPPPGSIPDSVAIFYTYRKAGQNVVFDALHFPADFDESSYEYVSREEKVVRKGNAEPAIKDFALYNSNKTDTTRQLLQASGKQLLFVAKDFNGYKPEWQELFVKLYTKAREKSIPFFIVSNQPGDVEEWFNQTNHFNIPVLTCDGTVLKTMLRSKVGVVALQGATVAAKWSDADMNEAVKWMNGQ from the coding sequence ATGAAAAGTATCGTCAACATACTGCGCATTCTTACCGGGCTGTTGTTCATTTTCAGCGGGCTTATCAAAGCCAACGATCCGCTGGGGCTTGCTTACAAAATGGACGAATACTTTACCGTGTGGAACTGGCATTGGGCCAGCCCCTTTAGCCTGTACCTGAGCATCGGCATGAATGTGCTGGAAATAGTGGCTGGCGTGGCATTGCTGCTGGGTTGGGCACCCAAATTCATCACCCGGCTGCTGCTGGTGCTCATGGTCTTTTTCACCTTCCTGACCGGCTATGCGGTACTCAGCGGAATAATAAAAACCTGTGGTTGCTTTGGCGATTGCGTTCCATTGCAAGCATGGCAATCTTTTGTAAAAGATTTGGTGCTAACGGCCATTATATTGTTGCTTGTTTGGAAACATGAATGCATAAAAGCAGTACTACCGCTTCGGGCCAATTTGTTTGCTGTTTTGTTTAGCACCGGCATGGTGTTTTTTGGTCAGCTCAATGTGCTCAGGCATTTGCCGTATGTAGATTGTTTGCCCTATGCGGCAGGCAAAAACTTGCTGCAACAAATGGATCCTCCACCCGGCTCTATTCCGGATAGTGTAGCCATTTTTTATACCTATAGAAAAGCTGGCCAAAACGTGGTGTTTGATGCCCTGCATTTCCCCGCCGACTTTGATGAGTCGAGCTACGAATATGTGAGCCGCGAAGAAAAAGTGGTACGCAAGGGCAATGCAGAACCTGCCATCAAAGACTTTGCACTGTACAACAGCAACAAAACGGATACCACCCGTCAGCTGTTGCAAGCCAGCGGTAAGCAGCTGCTGTTTGTAGCCAAAGATTTTAATGGCTACAAACCCGAATGGCAGGAACTGTTTGTGAAACTGTACACCAAGGCCAGAGAAAAATCCATTCCGTTTTTCATTGTCAGCAATCAGCCCGGTGACGTGGAAGAATGGTTTAACCAAACCAACCACTTCAATATTCCAGTGCTTACCTGCGACGGCACCGTGCTTAAAACCATGCTCCGCAGCAAAGTGGGCGTAGTGGCTTTGCAAGGCGCTACCGTAGCGGCCAAATGGAGTGATGCGGATATGAACGAAGCGGTGAAGTGGATGAACGGGCAGTAA
- a CDS encoding caspase family protein, producing MTISAFIQRTLFLLMAASLAAVATAQNSSLQPVLQTGHEDDILFADADASAQVLATADKHNVILWNSSNGRQLRKITSGQTIRGMALCNKASQLAILLYDYGIVSALYWYNTQTGALTDSVSFKQTNGWGSSFPPLDALISSGQNDEVAVRSFSTLQLINLTTKQRSPAIELFSYDNQIAYNPATQRWQIAANRNDQVELHYINDSYTKQLQTIYDRSEKPMALGFHASGKMAMLLAPDKLMIFNDADTTLQEETLPVSNNLRSYEHYDIRWNIAGNLLLCNIGQDAHVYDAHQQTWINDKNDALKYAEHVLAIDDNNDKIAAIGKQLPYILRWPQQQNFTSFDTKVMSLQQLRFSPNGKILSSVPGITFADYSHVVDLSTGRLMHNRNYPLGIYQWLSDSLVLTTVPDDYGDKPKLAQVCNLYTGHVLRTFVHPKAEKKPEAALLSPDGKVFASINALYKELVVLKGPNFSQQTRMLLPTTTSTHIEFTPDSRYLIVGSESLRIYDIQSNKWKVLRDTARVYSIDNFTVTPDSKELWFELLDSNVETVIYSYSFSTGEYRLKRKSDTLISIIKHHPTKPMYAIGYFNGVVEIRDAQTDGILFRQKVHDAVVDEVLFHPTRNWVSTLGSDQLLRCIDIDKQSLQYSMALLSNAAEKGPAIFTPDRYYMMPPTLTTEMHFAKGFQTYSFAQFDLQLNRPDIVLQRMGEAAPELIQMQQKAAERRWQKAGMTAAQDLQAFDSMEPLLLYNRKELSNSSTEPVVELQFITRYAAANIKQLTVYVNGQKAYTGKAGTNRWKIPVALSTGTNLIEAAYLNNNGTESLRESIDITYEPVTPVEARTYYIGIAVSHYADSNYNLQYATKDVQDIAQRFQQQYSNASVHLYTDTAVTLSLLDRIHQMLQQTTVHDRVIVSYSGHGLLDTGYNFYLASYATSFEQPALHSIPYNSLTNIFTDVPARQKLLLIDACHSGEIDKENVQFNFGNSMAAKPVGRSSIRKVQRKTQLGNTVKLMETYFTDVSKDLGVNIISAAAGEEYALESSEWNNGVFSYSFMQALFDKKADSNYDKKITQTELRKYMQQRVQELTSGKQQPTSRSVNASYDWAF from the coding sequence GTGACGATTTCAGCTTTTATACAACGCACCCTTTTTTTGTTGATGGCCGCAAGTCTGGCTGCTGTTGCAACAGCACAAAACAGTAGCCTGCAGCCTGTGTTGCAAACCGGGCATGAGGATGATATTTTGTTTGCAGATGCAGATGCTTCGGCACAAGTATTGGCCACGGCGGATAAACACAACGTAATACTTTGGAACAGCAGCAATGGCCGGCAGTTGCGCAAAATCACCAGCGGGCAAACCATCAGGGGGATGGCCCTGTGCAACAAAGCATCGCAGCTGGCTATTCTTTTGTACGACTACGGCATTGTGTCGGCTTTGTATTGGTACAATACACAAACCGGGGCACTCACAGACAGCGTCAGCTTTAAACAAACCAATGGATGGGGCAGTTCTTTTCCGCCATTGGATGCCCTCATTAGCAGTGGCCAAAACGATGAAGTAGCCGTTCGTTCTTTCAGCACTTTGCAGCTCATCAATCTTACTACGAAACAGCGCAGCCCGGCAATTGAATTGTTTTCTTACGACAATCAGATAGCCTACAACCCAGCAACACAACGCTGGCAGATTGCTGCCAACCGAAACGACCAGGTGGAGCTACATTACATCAACGACAGCTATACCAAACAGCTTCAAACCATTTACGACCGCAGCGAAAAGCCGATGGCGCTTGGCTTTCATGCATCGGGTAAAATGGCCATGCTACTGGCGCCCGACAAGCTGATGATTTTTAACGACGCAGATACCACTTTGCAGGAAGAAACACTACCCGTCAGTAACAACCTTCGGAGTTATGAGCACTATGATATTCGTTGGAATATTGCGGGCAATTTGTTGCTCTGCAATATAGGGCAAGATGCCCATGTGTATGATGCCCATCAGCAAACATGGATCAACGATAAAAACGATGCTTTGAAATACGCAGAGCATGTATTGGCGATTGATGACAACAATGATAAAATAGCAGCGATAGGCAAGCAATTGCCCTATATTCTTCGCTGGCCACAGCAACAAAACTTTACCAGTTTTGATACCAAAGTGATGAGCCTGCAACAGCTGCGATTTTCACCCAACGGAAAAATCCTGTCATCGGTTCCCGGCATCACGTTTGCAGATTATAGCCATGTAGTTGACCTCAGCACCGGCAGGCTGATGCACAACCGCAATTATCCACTGGGTATTTACCAATGGCTTAGCGATTCGCTGGTGCTCACCACCGTACCCGATGATTACGGTGACAAACCAAAGCTGGCACAGGTTTGCAATTTGTATACGGGCCATGTGTTGCGAACTTTTGTACACCCCAAAGCCGAAAAAAAACCGGAAGCAGCCTTGCTTTCACCAGACGGTAAAGTCTTTGCCAGCATCAATGCATTGTACAAAGAACTGGTGGTATTAAAAGGACCGAATTTCAGTCAGCAAACAAGGATGCTGCTGCCTACTACCACTTCCACGCACATTGAATTTACGCCAGATAGCCGCTACCTCATTGTGGGTAGTGAAAGCCTCCGCATTTATGATATTCAAAGCAACAAATGGAAGGTATTGAGAGACACGGCAAGGGTGTACAGCATCGATAATTTTACGGTAACGCCAGACAGTAAAGAATTGTGGTTTGAGCTGTTGGATAGCAATGTAGAAACCGTCATCTACAGCTACAGCTTTTCAACCGGCGAATACCGATTGAAAAGAAAATCGGACACACTCATCAGCATCATCAAACATCATCCCACCAAACCCATGTATGCTATTGGTTATTTCAATGGTGTGGTGGAAATACGGGATGCTCAAACAGATGGCATTTTGTTTCGGCAAAAAGTGCATGATGCAGTTGTGGATGAAGTATTGTTTCACCCGACCAGAAATTGGGTAAGCACCTTGGGCAGCGACCAATTATTGCGTTGCATCGATATCGACAAACAAAGCCTTCAATACAGCATGGCGTTGCTGAGCAATGCGGCAGAAAAAGGACCTGCCATTTTTACCCCCGACCGCTATTACATGATGCCGCCCACACTCACTACCGAAATGCATTTTGCCAAAGGCTTTCAAACCTACTCCTTCGCCCAGTTTGACCTGCAGCTGAACCGCCCCGACATTGTATTGCAACGCATGGGCGAAGCAGCGCCAGAGCTGATACAGATGCAACAAAAAGCTGCAGAACGCCGCTGGCAAAAAGCAGGCATGACGGCCGCACAAGATTTGCAGGCATTCGACAGCATGGAGCCTTTGCTACTGTACAACCGCAAGGAGCTCAGCAACAGCAGCACAGAGCCGGTGGTTGAGTTGCAGTTTATTACCCGATATGCTGCGGCAAACATCAAACAACTAACGGTGTATGTAAACGGGCAGAAAGCCTACACCGGAAAAGCAGGTACCAACCGCTGGAAAATTCCTGTAGCACTCAGCACGGGCACTAACCTTATTGAAGCTGCGTATCTCAACAACAATGGCACCGAAAGCCTGCGGGAAAGTATCGACATTACTTACGAACCCGTAACACCTGTTGAGGCTCGTACCTATTACATTGGCATTGCGGTATCGCACTACGCCGACAGCAATTACAATTTGCAGTATGCTACCAAAGATGTACAGGATATTGCGCAGCGTTTTCAACAGCAATACAGCAATGCATCTGTGCATTTGTACACCGACACAGCAGTGACGCTGTCCTTACTCGACCGCATTCATCAAATGCTGCAACAAACTACCGTGCACGACCGGGTGATTGTGTCTTACTCGGGCCATGGCCTGTTGGATACGGGTTACAATTTTTACCTCGCCAGTTATGCAACCAGCTTTGAGCAACCAGCCTTGCACAGCATTCCGTACAACAGTCTCACCAATATTTTTACAGATGTACCAGCCAGACAAAAACTCTTGCTGATAGATGCCTGCCACAGCGGTGAAATAGACAAAGAAAATGTGCAGTTCAACTTTGGCAACAGCATGGCAGCCAAACCTGTGGGGCGTAGCAGCATTCGCAAAGTGCAACGCAAAACACAGCTAGGCAATACCGTGAAGCTGATGGAAACTTATTTCACCGATGTGTCGAAAGATTTGGGTGTCAATATCATTTCCGCTGCAGCGGGTGAAGAGTATGCACTGGAAAGCAGTGAGTGGAATAATGGCGTTTTTTCGTACAGTTTTATGCAGGCTTTGTTTGATAAAAAAGCGGACAGCAACTACGATAAAAAAATAACGCAAACAGAGTTGCGCAAATACATGCAGCAGCGGGTACAGGAACTCACCAGTGGCAAACAGCAACCCACCAGCCGCAGTGTAAATGCCAGCTACGACTGGGCGTTTTAA
- the folP gene encoding dihydropteroate synthase codes for MYTLNCRGKLVVIDLPMVMGIINTTPDSFFANSRKTQVEEAVATAMQMQKAGAAMVDIGGQSTRPGANWVGATEETDRVVPVIAAIAAACPNLLISVDTFHAAVAEAAVQAGAHIVNDVSGGHLDAEMLPTVGRLQVPYICMHMKGTPGSMNQLAEYNNLLTDILDYFIERLAACTAAGINDIIIDPGFGFPKTTAHNFQLLRQLEVLHTLQRPLLMGISRKSTIYQTLGTTAAEALNGTTVLNTIGLQKGVHILRVHDVQEAVEAVKLVTAMQQA; via the coding sequence ATGTATACACTCAATTGCAGGGGAAAACTTGTCGTCATCGACCTGCCCATGGTCATGGGTATCATCAATACCACGCCTGATTCATTTTTTGCCAACAGCCGCAAAACACAAGTGGAAGAAGCCGTAGCCACCGCTATGCAGATGCAAAAAGCGGGTGCTGCCATGGTGGATATTGGCGGCCAAAGCACCCGCCCCGGTGCCAATTGGGTAGGGGCTACCGAAGAAACCGACCGTGTAGTGCCAGTGATTGCTGCCATTGCAGCGGCTTGCCCCAACCTGCTCATAAGTGTGGATACCTTTCATGCGGCAGTTGCTGAAGCGGCCGTTCAGGCCGGGGCACACATCGTGAATGATGTGAGCGGTGGACATCTTGATGCGGAGATGCTGCCGACTGTCGGCCGGCTGCAGGTGCCCTACATCTGCATGCACATGAAGGGTACGCCCGGCAGTATGAACCAGTTGGCCGAGTACAACAATCTGCTCACAGACATCCTGGATTATTTTATTGAACGATTGGCGGCATGCACAGCGGCAGGTATAAATGATATCATCATCGATCCGGGATTTGGGTTTCCCAAAACCACGGCACATAATTTTCAATTGTTGCGTCAGCTGGAAGTGCTGCACACATTGCAACGCCCATTGCTCATGGGCATCAGCCGCAAAAGTACCATTTACCAAACCTTAGGTACCACCGCTGCTGAAGCATTGAATGGCACCACGGTACTCAATACCATTGGCTTGCAAAAAGGCGTACACATACTGCGGGTGCACGATGTACAAGAGGCCGTTGAAGCCGTGAAACTGGTAACCGCTATGCAGCAAGCCTGA
- a CDS encoding UDP-N-acetylmuramate--L-alanine ligase — protein MTIHFISIGGSVMHQLALALHHKGYTITGSDDEIFEPAKSNLAAAGLLPAQIGWFESNIHSGLDAVILGMHARADNPELLKAQALGIPVYSFPEYIFQESKTKQRIVVGGSHGKTTTTSMIMHVLQQSGLAFDYLVGAKLPGFSQSVQVTNAPIIVCEGDEYPASVVEKRPKFHFLFPHVAILTGIAWDHINVFPTFDFYLEQFSIFIQKIEPGGVLIYNQTDETLHALVQANLRSDIRFIPYGVPAHRIDNGATVVLWPGAETAIKVFGNHNLLNMEAARLACAEAGVSTAQFAAAIGSFTGASKRLEVLLQNEHTTVYRDFAHAPSKVKATIDAVKQQFPNRKLIALLELHTYSSLNADFMPHYKQALDAADEAAVYYSQHALAIKKMPPLDKQVVADGFAKPNLQVLNDAAALQQWMEKLQVKDASVLLMSSGTFEGINLLELFGGLMQLPTGNPAQ, from the coding sequence ATGACGATTCATTTTATTTCCATTGGAGGCAGTGTAATGCACCAGCTGGCGCTGGCCCTGCACCACAAAGGCTATACCATTACTGGTAGCGACGATGAGATTTTTGAACCCGCCAAAAGCAACCTGGCAGCCGCCGGCTTGCTGCCTGCACAAATCGGCTGGTTCGAAAGCAATATTCACAGCGGCCTCGATGCCGTTATTTTGGGCATGCATGCCCGTGCCGACAACCCCGAACTGCTGAAGGCACAGGCTCTCGGCATTCCGGTATATTCTTTCCCGGAATACATTTTTCAAGAAAGCAAAACCAAACAGCGTATTGTGGTAGGCGGCAGCCATGGCAAAACCACCACCACTTCCATGATAATGCATGTGCTGCAGCAATCAGGCCTGGCTTTCGATTATCTGGTGGGGGCCAAGTTGCCCGGCTTCAGCCAATCGGTGCAGGTAACCAATGCGCCCATCATTGTGTGCGAAGGCGACGAATACCCCGCCAGCGTGGTAGAAAAACGTCCCAAGTTTCATTTTCTGTTTCCGCATGTGGCCATTCTTACAGGCATTGCCTGGGATCATATCAACGTGTTTCCGACATTCGATTTTTACCTGGAGCAGTTCAGCATTTTCATCCAGAAAATAGAACCTGGCGGTGTTCTCATTTACAACCAAACCGACGAAACGCTGCATGCATTGGTGCAAGCCAATTTGCGCAGCGATATCCGGTTTATTCCATATGGTGTGCCGGCGCATCGCATTGATAACGGTGCTACAGTTGTGCTGTGGCCCGGTGCCGAAACGGCCATCAAAGTGTTTGGCAACCACAACTTGCTGAACATGGAAGCCGCCCGGCTGGCTTGTGCCGAAGCCGGTGTGAGCACGGCTCAGTTTGCTGCCGCCATCGGCAGTTTTACCGGTGCTTCCAAACGCTTGGAAGTGTTGTTGCAAAATGAGCATACCACCGTGTATCGTGATTTTGCCCATGCCCCCAGCAAAGTGAAAGCCACCATTGATGCGGTAAAGCAACAGTTTCCCAACCGTAAACTCATTGCCTTGCTGGAGCTTCATACGTACAGTAGTTTGAATGCCGATTTTATGCCGCATTACAAACAGGCGTTGGATGCGGCCGACGAAGCTGCTGTGTACTATAGCCAGCATGCATTGGCCATCAAAAAAATGCCGCCACTGGATAAGCAGGTGGTAGCCGATGGCTTTGCCAAGCCTAACTTGCAGGTGCTCAACGATGCTGCGGCTTTGCAGCAATGGATGGAAAAACTGCAGGTAAAAGATGCCAGTGTATTGCTCATGAGCAGCGGCACTTTTGAGGGCATCAATCTGTTGGAATTGTTCGGCGGTTTGATGCAATTGCCCACTGGAAATCCGGCACAGTAA
- a CDS encoding 3-hydroxybutyrate dehydrogenase — translation MPKTVLITGGTSGIGLGIAREFANAGYNLYLNGLEPNGEAITAELAAAHSVAGLFSNANMLQPDAIAQMVQQGIAHFGSIDVLVCNAGIQYVAPIDEFPAEKWEAILGINLSSAFYLSKAVWPGMKANGFGRIINIASAHGLTASEFKSAYVAAKHGLVGLTKVLALEGAPFNINCNAICPGYVKTPIVEKQIADQMKVHSMSEDEVVKKVMLGRQAVKDFIPVETLGKLAVFLASDAAATLTGTALPVDGGWTAY, via the coding sequence ATGCCAAAAACAGTGTTGATTACCGGCGGTACCAGTGGTATTGGTTTGGGCATTGCCCGTGAGTTTGCCAATGCCGGATACAATCTTTACCTCAACGGATTGGAGCCTAACGGCGAAGCCATTACTGCAGAACTTGCAGCAGCGCATTCCGTTGCAGGTTTGTTTTCGAATGCCAACATGTTGCAGCCCGATGCCATTGCGCAAATGGTGCAACAGGGTATCGCACATTTTGGCAGCATAGATGTGCTGGTGTGCAATGCCGGTATTCAATACGTGGCACCCATCGATGAATTTCCGGCAGAAAAATGGGAAGCCATTTTGGGCATCAACCTCAGCTCGGCTTTTTACCTGAGCAAAGCAGTATGGCCCGGCATGAAGGCCAATGGTTTTGGACGCATCATCAACATTGCTTCTGCACACGGCTTAACGGCCTCCGAATTTAAGTCGGCGTATGTGGCGGCCAAGCATGGCCTGGTGGGGCTTACCAAAGTGCTGGCGTTGGAAGGAGCACCGTTCAACATCAACTGCAATGCCATTTGCCCCGGTTATGTAAAAACGCCCATTGTAGAAAAGCAGATTGCTGATCAAATGAAAGTGCACAGCATGAGCGAAGATGAAGTGGTGAAAAAAGTAATGCTGGGCCGACAGGCAGTAAAAGATTTTATACCTGTAGAAACACTCGGCAAGCTGGCGGTGTTTTTAGCCAGCGATGCGGCTGCAACCCTTACGGGCACTGCATTGCCGGTAGATGGCGGCTGGACAGCCTACTAA
- a CDS encoding YkgJ family cysteine cluster protein, whose protein sequence is MQLITTPDEVAALALDRFEENEHFKAHLKTLEPEVIDEAVMRLNKEAEAGIDCLACGKCCTRLMVNIDDAAIVRLSERLQLTEAQFRERFVEGGSFMSFLNAIPCQFLDNKACQVYEIRPDECRNFPQLDRPGFTTRMFGTFSHYSMCPLIYNVVEGLKKETGFFTASA, encoded by the coding sequence TTGCAACTCATCACCACCCCCGACGAAGTAGCTGCGCTGGCTCTCGACCGTTTTGAAGAAAACGAGCATTTCAAAGCCCATCTCAAAACACTGGAACCGGAAGTGATAGATGAAGCGGTGATGCGCCTGAACAAGGAAGCCGAAGCCGGCATAGATTGCCTCGCCTGCGGCAAATGTTGCACCCGATTGATGGTAAATATTGATGACGCTGCAATCGTACGTCTCAGCGAAAGATTACAACTGACCGAAGCCCAATTCAGAGAACGCTTTGTAGAAGGCGGCTCCTTCATGTCTTTTCTCAATGCCATCCCCTGCCAGTTTCTGGACAATAAAGCCTGCCAGGTGTATGAGATAAGGCCCGATGAGTGTCGCAATTTTCCGCAGCTCGACAGGCCCGGTTTTACTACCCGTATGTTCGGCACTTTCAGCCACTACAGCATGTGTCCGCTCATTTACAATGTGGTGGAAGGATTGAAAAAAGAAACCGGATTTTTTACCGCATCGGCTTAG